From the Desulfovibrio legallii genome, one window contains:
- a CDS encoding DUF134 domain-containing protein, whose product MARPCHCRRVSGLPKARYFKPRGVPMTELEEAVLTLDGLEALRLADQEGLNMDAAAARMGVSRHTFGRLLRRARQCVAGALVHSQALRIEGGVCAVGGAEEEEATPPTDGLLAAVPSQAPGGLAAAPEPHFGRCTTFTLARVHNGVVGEVRVRAGLHHEQGDCAAVVQALRDMGVGAVLAGGLGLRPLRELQTAGMAVYHHAGLPSVADCLKAFAAGELALFGEGQICQAGKL is encoded by the coding sequence ATGGCCCGTCCCTGTCACTGTCGCCGCGTCAGCGGCCTGCCCAAAGCCCGCTATTTCAAACCGCGCGGCGTGCCCATGACCGAACTGGAAGAGGCCGTGCTTACCCTGGACGGCCTGGAGGCCTTACGCCTGGCCGATCAGGAAGGTCTGAACATGGACGCCGCCGCCGCGCGCATGGGCGTTTCGCGCCACACCTTTGGCCGCCTGCTGCGCCGGGCGCGGCAGTGCGTGGCCGGCGCGCTGGTGCACAGCCAGGCCCTGCGCATTGAAGGCGGCGTCTGTGCCGTGGGCGGCGCTGAGGAAGAAGAAGCCACGCCCCCGACGGACGGATTGCTGGCGGCCGTGCCCTCTCAAGCCCCCGGCGGGCTGGCCGCCGCCCCGGAGCCCCATTTCGGGCGCTGCACCACCTTCACTCTGGCGCGCGTGCACAACGGCGTGGTGGGCGAAGTGCGCGTGCGCGCGGGGCTGCACCACGAACAGGGCGACTGCGCCGCCGTGGTACAGGCTTTGCGGGATATGGGCGTGGGGGCAGTGCTGGCCGGCGGCCTGGGCCTGCGGCCCCTACGCGAACTGCAGACCGCGGGCATGGCCGTATACCACCACGCGGGGCTGCCCAGCGTGGCGGACTGCCTGAAGGCCTTTGCGGCCGGCGAGCTGGCGCTCTTTGGCGAAGGACAAATCTGCCAGGCCGGCAAACTTTAG
- a CDS encoding histone deacetylase family protein, whose product MTESALQASAPLQAVQRLGVVFFPAFDWAIAPTHPEREERLLYTRDQLLEEGLFDIPGITEYRPDFATREQLARVHFCLPSVGAVSTDSHLASAGGAIRAARLVLEGHEDRAFALVRPPGHHAMRVVHGNRGFCNINNEAVMVEYIRDHYPRPDGRPLRIAIVDTDVHHGDGSQDIFWNDPHTLFISLHQDGRTLYPGTGFPRECGGPGALGRTINIPLPPETSDEGYLYAITHAVLPMLEDFQPDLIINSAGQDNHFTDPLANMKLSAQGYAALNAALKPHIAVLEGGYAIRGALPYVNLGICLALAGLPATDIREPGWTPEATRQRPEVGEYIARLCEQVRDVYFHPPKQPTEGQAQDGWWTRAKHIFYDTDMLREQQRESWRLCPDCSGLGRWETSSERVARSLCLLAPRHACPHCRTLGRELADKARKSGRYAHVLLLEGDSPHGATEFGV is encoded by the coding sequence ATGACTGAATCCGCGCTACAGGCGTCCGCCCCCTTGCAGGCTGTGCAACGGCTGGGGGTCGTGTTTTTTCCGGCCTTTGACTGGGCCATAGCGCCCACCCATCCCGAACGGGAAGAGCGCCTGCTCTACACCCGAGACCAGCTGCTGGAAGAAGGCCTGTTCGACATTCCCGGCATTACCGAATACCGGCCGGACTTTGCCACGCGGGAGCAGCTCGCCCGCGTGCATTTTTGCCTGCCCTCGGTGGGCGCGGTGAGCACCGACTCGCACCTGGCCTCGGCGGGCGGCGCCATCCGCGCCGCGCGTCTGGTGCTGGAAGGCCATGAAGACCGCGCCTTTGCCCTGGTGCGGCCTCCGGGGCACCACGCCATGCGCGTGGTGCACGGCAACCGCGGCTTCTGCAATATCAACAATGAAGCCGTCATGGTGGAATACATCCGCGACCACTATCCCCGCCCCGACGGCCGCCCCCTGCGTATAGCCATTGTGGATACGGACGTGCACCACGGCGACGGCTCCCAGGACATTTTCTGGAACGACCCGCACACCCTGTTCATCTCGCTACACCAGGACGGCCGCACCCTCTATCCCGGCACTGGCTTTCCGCGTGAATGCGGCGGCCCCGGCGCACTGGGCCGCACCATCAACATCCCCCTGCCGCCGGAAACCTCCGACGAAGGCTACCTCTACGCCATCACCCACGCTGTGCTGCCCATGCTGGAAGATTTCCAGCCCGACCTGATCATCAATTCCGCCGGGCAGGACAACCACTTTACCGACCCCCTGGCCAACATGAAACTCTCGGCCCAGGGCTACGCCGCCCTCAACGCGGCCCTCAAGCCGCACATCGCCGTACTGGAGGGCGGGTACGCCATCCGCGGAGCCCTGCCCTACGTCAACCTGGGCATCTGCCTGGCCCTGGCCGGCCTGCCCGCCACCGACATCCGCGAACCGGGCTGGACGCCGGAAGCCACCCGCCAGCGCCCGGAAGTGGGCGAATACATCGCCCGGCTCTGCGAGCAGGTGCGGGACGTCTACTTCCACCCGCCCAAGCAGCCCACGGAAGGCCAGGCCCAAGACGGCTGGTGGACGCGCGCCAAACACATTTTTTATGATACGGATATGCTGCGCGAACAACAGCGGGAAAGCTGGCGGCTCTGCCCGGACTGTTCCGGTCTGGGCCGCTGGGAAACCAGTTCGGAGCGGGTGGCCCGCTCCCTTTGCCTGCTCGCGCCGCGCCACGCCTGCCCCCACTGCCGCACCCTGGGCCGGGAGCTGGCGGACAAGGCCCGCAAAAGCGGCCGCTATGCCCACGTCCTGCTGCTGGAGGGCGACAGCCCCCACGGCGCAACGGAATTCGGCGTCTGA
- the tmk gene encoding dTMP kinase, with protein MFISFEGIEGAGKSTVMEALAAYLADHGLDPVLTREPGGCNLGRSLRSILLDGRTRGLSSRAELFLFLADRAQHVAEIVRPALEAGQIVLCDRYTDSTLAYQGYGRGLDTEYLRRLNDAATGGLAPDLTLLLDLPVRCGLGRAGERNRIKGLVVSEGRFDSESLDFHERVRTGYRALAEEEPERFAIIDAAQPPEDVALQCRSALETHLGRRGRGLD; from the coding sequence ATGTTTATCTCTTTTGAAGGCATAGAGGGCGCCGGCAAATCCACAGTCATGGAGGCGCTGGCCGCCTACCTGGCGGACCACGGGCTGGACCCCGTGCTCACCCGTGAACCGGGGGGCTGCAACTTGGGCCGCAGTCTGCGTTCCATTTTGCTGGATGGCCGCACGCGCGGGCTTTCCAGCCGGGCGGAGCTCTTTCTTTTTCTGGCCGACCGGGCCCAGCACGTGGCCGAAATCGTCCGCCCCGCCCTGGAGGCCGGGCAAATTGTGCTCTGCGACCGCTACACCGATTCCACCCTGGCCTACCAGGGCTACGGGCGCGGTCTGGATACGGAATATCTGCGCCGCCTTAACGATGCGGCCACAGGCGGCCTTGCGCCGGACCTGACCCTGCTGCTGGATCTGCCCGTACGCTGCGGCCTGGGCCGCGCCGGTGAGCGCAACCGGATCAAAGGGCTGGTTGTTTCCGAAGGACGCTTCGACAGCGAAAGCCTGGACTTTCACGAACGCGTACGCACGGGCTACCGCGCCCTGGCCGAAGAGGAACCAGAACGCTTTGCCATTATTGACGCGGCCCAGCCGCCCGAAGATGTGGCCCTGCAGTGCCGTTCGGCCCTGGAAACGCATCTGGGCAGGCGCGGCAGGGGGCTGGACTAG
- a CDS encoding 3'-5' exoribonuclease YhaM family protein produces MEKGCYVKDITPPGEARGLFAVSQAVQGQSRNGPYWRLTLADASGALEAKIWHPLSAAFNAIPVGTLVWAEGRAGLYRDQVQLSVEQLRLLTPEECAAVDQAALLPASPYPLDDMLDQLTNLCKAEFVYPAWRKLALGFLHHADLRARFRVCPAAKSVHHAYVGGLLEHTLGVFTLCRRIADQYPELDRQTLLAGALFHDVGKIREFSGGVANDYTTEGRLLGHLMLGLEMLSPLLAKSGLDAALQEHFKHLVLSHHGTLEFGAVRLPQTPEALALHYADNLDAKMAQCRGLFAQLGETGQDWTPWQATLSRPLYRAAHTPQPAAKKTTPPRTAPQKVVKEECLSLLKA; encoded by the coding sequence ATGGAAAAAGGCTGCTACGTCAAAGACATTACCCCCCCCGGCGAGGCGCGAGGACTGTTTGCCGTGAGTCAGGCCGTGCAGGGGCAGTCCCGCAACGGCCCCTATTGGCGGCTGACCCTGGCCGACGCCAGCGGCGCGCTGGAGGCCAAGATCTGGCACCCCCTCAGCGCGGCCTTTAACGCCATCCCCGTGGGCACGCTGGTCTGGGCCGAAGGCCGTGCCGGCCTTTATCGCGACCAGGTGCAGCTTTCTGTGGAGCAGCTGCGCCTGCTCACGCCTGAAGAATGCGCCGCAGTGGACCAGGCCGCCCTGCTGCCCGCCAGCCCCTATCCGCTGGACGACATGCTGGACCAGCTCACCAACCTCTGCAAGGCGGAGTTTGTGTACCCGGCGTGGCGCAAGCTGGCGCTGGGCTTTCTGCACCATGCGGATCTGCGCGCCCGCTTCCGCGTCTGCCCGGCAGCCAAAAGCGTGCACCACGCCTATGTGGGCGGCCTGCTGGAACACACCCTGGGGGTCTTCACCCTCTGCCGCCGCATTGCCGACCAGTATCCCGAACTGGACCGCCAGACCCTGCTGGCCGGCGCGCTGTTTCACGATGTGGGCAAAATCCGGGAATTTTCCGGCGGCGTGGCCAACGACTACACCACCGAGGGCCGGCTTCTGGGGCACCTTATGCTGGGGCTGGAGATGCTCTCCCCCCTGCTGGCCAAATCCGGCCTGGACGCGGCCCTGCAGGAGCATTTCAAGCACCTTGTCCTGAGCCATCACGGCACGCTGGAATTCGGCGCCGTGCGCCTGCCGCAGACGCCCGAAGCCCTGGCTCTGCACTATGCGGACAACCTGGACGCCAAAATGGCCCAGTGCCGGGGGCTTTTTGCCCAACTGGGCGAAACCGGGCAGGACTGGACCCCCTGGCAGGCCACATTGAGCCGCCCCCTCTATCGGGCCGCGCACACGCCGCAGCCCGCCGCCAAAAAAACGACGCCCCCCAGGACGGCTCCCCAGAAGGTGGTGAAAGAAGAATGTTTATCTCTTTTGAAGGCATAG
- the surE gene encoding 5'/3'-nucleotidase SurE produces MKVLLTNDDGIRAPGLRALYAALREAGHTVWVVAPMRQQSGVGHSLTVFEPVRSMDIVEPDFTGTGIFGTPTDCVKLALGRLLPERPDMVISGINAGPNVGPDILYSGTVGAATEAAHEDLPSMAVSHDLNGGPTVDPLPQARHAVALAERVDWARLGHRRVLNVNYPARPLDAALGLRVCVQTSAVWKNTYLERKDPRGAPYWWLEGEIPPETIEPQSDKDLLSQGYITLTPLCFEFTDRQGLQALESMNLDAR; encoded by the coding sequence ATGAAGGTTCTGCTCACCAACGACGACGGCATCCGCGCGCCCGGCCTGCGCGCCCTGTACGCGGCCCTGCGCGAGGCCGGCCACACGGTGTGGGTGGTGGCGCCCATGCGCCAGCAGTCGGGCGTGGGGCACTCCCTGACCGTTTTCGAGCCCGTGCGCTCTATGGATATTGTGGAGCCGGACTTTACGGGCACGGGGATTTTCGGCACGCCCACGGACTGCGTGAAGCTGGCCTTGGGCCGTCTGCTGCCGGAACGGCCGGATATGGTCATCTCCGGCATCAATGCCGGGCCCAACGTGGGGCCGGACATTCTCTATTCCGGCACTGTGGGCGCAGCCACCGAGGCCGCCCACGAAGATCTGCCCAGTATGGCCGTTTCTCACGACCTCAACGGCGGCCCCACCGTGGACCCCCTGCCCCAGGCCCGGCACGCCGTGGCCCTGGCCGAGCGGGTGGACTGGGCTCGTCTGGGCCATCGCCGGGTGCTCAACGTCAATTATCCCGCCCGTCCGCTGGATGCGGCCCTGGGCCTGCGCGTCTGCGTGCAGACCAGTGCAGTGTGGAAAAACACCTACCTGGAGCGCAAAGACCCGCGCGGCGCGCCCTATTGGTGGCTGGAAGGCGAAATCCCGCCCGAAACCATCGAACCGCAGTCGGACAAAGACCTGCTCAGCCAGGGCTACATCACCCTGACGCCGCTCTGCTTCGAGTTTACGGACCGCCAGGGCCTGCAGGCCCTGGAAAGCATGAATCTGGACGCGCGATAA
- the fba gene encoding class II fructose-1,6-bisphosphate aldolase: protein MPLTSPKEMFAAAYAGGYAVGAFNVNNMEIIQGIMGAAASEKSPVILQVSAGARKYAGQVYIMKLVEAALQEDPSIPVVVHLDHGPSFEMCRDCIDGGFTSVMIDGSHLPYEENIAITKQVVDYAHPRGVWVEAELGKLAGIEEHVSSAEHVYTDPDEAVDFVRRTGCDSLAVAIGTSHGAYKFKGEARLDFERLQTISNKLPGYPLVLHGASSVPQEFVALCNKYGGQVGGAKGVPEDMLRKAAGMGVCKINVDTDIRLALTASIRQFLTEHPEQFDPRGYLKPARDAVQNMVAHKIRNVMGSSGKA from the coding sequence ATGCCCCTTACCAGTCCCAAAGAGATGTTTGCCGCAGCCTATGCCGGCGGCTACGCCGTCGGCGCGTTTAACGTCAATAACATGGAAATCATCCAGGGCATCATGGGGGCGGCCGCTTCGGAAAAATCGCCTGTTATTCTGCAGGTTTCTGCAGGTGCGCGCAAGTATGCGGGCCAGGTCTACATCATGAAGCTGGTAGAGGCCGCCCTGCAGGAAGACCCCTCCATTCCCGTGGTGGTGCACCTGGACCACGGCCCCAGCTTTGAAATGTGCCGGGACTGCATTGACGGCGGCTTTACCTCCGTCATGATCGACGGCTCTCACCTGCCCTATGAGGAAAATATCGCCATCACCAAACAGGTGGTGGACTACGCCCACCCCCGCGGCGTGTGGGTGGAAGCCGAGCTGGGCAAGCTGGCCGGCATTGAAGAGCACGTTTCTTCGGCCGAGCACGTCTACACCGACCCGGACGAGGCCGTGGACTTTGTGCGCCGCACGGGCTGCGACTCCCTGGCCGTAGCCATCGGCACCAGCCACGGCGCTTACAAATTCAAGGGCGAAGCCAGGCTGGACTTTGAGCGCCTGCAGACCATCAGCAATAAGCTGCCCGGCTACCCCCTGGTGCTGCACGGGGCTTCCAGCGTGCCGCAGGAGTTTGTGGCCCTTTGCAACAAGTACGGCGGCCAGGTGGGCGGCGCCAAGGGCGTGCCCGAAGATATGCTGCGCAAGGCTGCGGGCATGGGCGTGTGCAAGATCAACGTGGATACGGATATCCGTCTGGCCCTCACCGCCTCCATCCGTCAGTTTCTTACGGAGCACCCGGAGCAGTTCGATCCCAGAGGCTACCTCAAGCCGGCCCGCGACGCTGTGCAGAACATGGTGGCCCACAAAATCCGCAACGTCATGGGGTCGTCCGGCAAGGCCTAG
- the gap gene encoding type I glyceraldehyde-3-phosphate dehydrogenase → MPVKLGLNGFGRIGRYLLRLMADEQDMTIAAINARADNAALAYLFKYDSTYGTFAGSVDHDADGIIVNGRHIAVTRCKAGEWEWDRLGVSLAVETTGTIKDREGLSRHLDRGAKKVVISAPGKDVDAMIVMGVNHDIYDGGKHKVISAASCTTNCLAPAAKVLHELCGIRHGLMTTIHSYTMSQRILDGSHKDWRRGRAAAVSMVPSSTGAAKAVGQVLPELAGKLNGMSVRVPTFDCSLVDLTCEVERPCDAAAVNAAFKAASAGPLGAHFGYSDEPLVSIDYKGSTCGGVLDALSTQVLDQTMVKLLLWYDNEAGFTNQLLRLLRMVAKDC, encoded by the coding sequence ATGCCCGTCAAACTGGGACTGAACGGCTTCGGCCGCATCGGCCGGTATCTGCTGCGGCTCATGGCCGACGAACAGGACATGACCATTGCCGCCATCAATGCCCGCGCCGACAACGCGGCTCTGGCCTATCTCTTCAAATATGACTCCACCTACGGCACGTTTGCCGGCAGTGTGGATCACGATGCGGACGGCATCATCGTCAACGGCCGGCATATTGCCGTTACCCGCTGCAAGGCCGGTGAATGGGAATGGGACCGCCTGGGCGTGAGCCTGGCCGTAGAGACTACGGGCACTATCAAGGACCGTGAAGGCCTGAGCAGACACCTGGATCGCGGGGCCAAAAAGGTGGTCATTTCCGCGCCCGGCAAGGATGTGGACGCCATGATCGTCATGGGCGTGAACCACGATATCTACGACGGCGGCAAGCACAAGGTCATCTCTGCCGCCTCTTGCACCACCAACTGTCTGGCCCCGGCGGCCAAGGTGCTGCACGAGCTCTGCGGCATCCGCCACGGGCTCATGACCACCATCCACTCCTACACCATGAGCCAGCGCATTCTGGACGGCTCCCACAAAGACTGGCGTCGCGGCCGCGCGGCGGCGGTTTCCATGGTGCCTTCCAGCACGGGCGCGGCCAAGGCCGTGGGGCAGGTGCTGCCGGAACTGGCGGGCAAGCTCAACGGCATGTCCGTGCGCGTGCCCACCTTTGACTGCTCTCTGGTGGACCTGACCTGCGAGGTGGAGCGCCCCTGCGACGCGGCCGCCGTCAATGCCGCCTTCAAGGCCGCCAGCGCCGGGCCCTTGGGCGCGCATTTCGGCTATTCCGACGAGCCGCTGGTTTCCATCGACTACAAGGGCAGTACCTGTGGCGGCGTGCTGGACGCCCTCTCCACCCAGGTGCTGGACCAGACCATGGTCAAGCTGCTGCTCTGGTACGATAATGAGGCCGGCTTCACCAACCAGCTGCTGCGCCTGCTGCGCATGGTGGCCAAGGACTGCTGA
- the nspC gene encoding carboxynorspermidine decarboxylase, whose product MFLCPEILFDAGRVPTPCFVLDADRLRANVAVLDQVQQRTGARILLALKGFAAWATFPLLSRFKGTGPLWGACASSVDEARLAREAFGGEVHAFAAAWNAREMAELLPLTDHLVFNSTAQWRQFRPAIAMHNQSRCPDRRIQCGLRINPEHSEGAAAIYDPCAPGSRLGIRRKDFDPTALEGISGLHFHTLCEQNADALQRTLAAVEEKFGPWLSQCRWINMGGGHHITRPDYDLDLLCRLLTDWRDRYQAQIYLEPGEAVALNAGWLTATVLDVVQADMPVAILDLGVPCHMPDVLEMPYRPNVLFLAEDGLPSRAGLPGKQAWTCRLAGKSCLAGDVAGEYSFSAPLLPGQRLAFEDMAIYSMVKTTTFNGLRLPSIGICEADAAGGQGFRLLRQFGYEDFKGRLS is encoded by the coding sequence ATGTTCCTTTGCCCTGAAATCCTGTTTGACGCCGGGCGCGTGCCCACACCCTGCTTTGTGCTGGACGCGGACCGCCTGCGCGCCAACGTCGCCGTGCTGGACCAGGTGCAGCAACGCACCGGAGCCAGAATCCTGCTGGCGCTCAAGGGCTTTGCGGCCTGGGCCACCTTTCCGTTGCTGTCGCGATTTAAAGGTACGGGCCCCCTGTGGGGAGCCTGCGCCAGCTCTGTGGACGAGGCCCGCCTGGCGCGGGAGGCGTTTGGCGGGGAGGTGCACGCCTTTGCCGCCGCCTGGAACGCGCGCGAAATGGCCGAGCTGCTCCCCCTCACAGACCACCTGGTGTTCAATTCCACGGCTCAGTGGCGGCAGTTTCGCCCCGCCATTGCCATGCACAATCAGAGCCGCTGTCCGGACCGGCGTATCCAGTGCGGGCTGAGGATCAATCCGGAGCATTCCGAGGGCGCGGCGGCCATCTACGACCCCTGCGCGCCGGGGTCGCGCCTGGGCATCCGGCGCAAAGATTTTGACCCCACGGCTCTGGAGGGCATCTCCGGCCTGCATTTCCATACCCTTTGCGAGCAGAACGCCGACGCCCTGCAGCGCACCTTGGCCGCCGTGGAGGAAAAATTCGGCCCCTGGCTGTCCCAGTGCCGCTGGATCAACATGGGCGGCGGGCACCACATCACCCGGCCGGACTACGACCTGGACCTGCTCTGCCGCCTGCTTACGGACTGGCGGGACCGTTACCAGGCGCAAATCTATCTGGAGCCGGGCGAAGCCGTGGCCCTGAACGCGGGCTGGCTTACAGCCACCGTGCTGGACGTGGTGCAGGCCGACATGCCCGTGGCCATCCTGGATCTGGGCGTGCCTTGCCACATGCCCGACGTGCTGGAAATGCCCTACCGGCCCAATGTGCTTTTTCTGGCCGAAGACGGTTTGCCCTCCCGCGCGGGCCTGCCCGGAAAACAGGCCTGGACCTGCCGCCTGGCGGGCAAATCCTGCCTGGCCGGGGACGTGGCCGGGGAATACTCCTTCAGCGCGCCCTTGCTGCCCGGCCAACGCCTGGCCTTTGAGGATATGGCCATCTACAGCATGGTCAAAACCACCACCTTCAACGGCCTGCGCCTGCCCTCCATCGGTATTTGCGAAGCTGATGCCGCGGGCGGCCAGGGCTTTCGTCTGCTGCGCCAGTTCGGCTACGAAGATTTTAAAGGCAGATTGTCGTAA
- a CDS encoding TrmH family RNA methyltransferase, translated as MPKLPTERRRARLLQVLAHRQDDLTLVLANIHDPHNVSAIYRSCDAFGVSRVHLYYTDTPFPVLGRKTSASARKWVESSRHKNAADLFNGLSAQGMQILATSCEPGARPLRQWDFTQPTAVIMGNEHSGVAPDLLRQAHGSLYIPMYGMIQSFNVSVAAAIILAEAARQREAAGFYAAPRVSEGALEARLNAWLEK; from the coding sequence ATGCCCAAACTCCCCACAGAACGCCGCAGGGCACGGTTGCTCCAGGTGCTGGCCCACCGGCAGGACGATCTTACCCTGGTGCTGGCCAATATTCACGACCCGCACAATGTTTCGGCCATCTACCGTTCCTGCGACGCCTTTGGGGTCAGCCGCGTGCACCTCTACTATACGGATACCCCTTTTCCTGTACTGGGGCGCAAAACCTCGGCCTCAGCCCGCAAATGGGTAGAAAGTTCCCGCCACAAAAATGCTGCAGATCTCTTCAACGGCCTCAGCGCCCAGGGCATGCAGATTCTGGCCACCTCCTGCGAGCCTGGGGCCCGCCCTCTGCGCCAGTGGGACTTCACCCAGCCCACGGCCGTCATCATGGGCAACGAGCACAGCGGCGTGGCCCCGGACCTGCTGCGCCAGGCCCACGGGTCGCTCTACATCCCCATGTACGGCATGATCCAGAGCTTCAACGTCTCCGTGGCCGCCGCCATTATTCTGGCCGAGGCCGCCCGCCAGCGCGAGGCCGCGGGCTTCTACGCCGCGCCCCGCGTGAGCGAGGGGGCCCTGGAAGCCCGCTTGAACGCCTGGCTGGAAAAATAG
- a CDS encoding tetratricopeptide repeat protein, which yields MLRGFLLLCLLLAPVSPCFADAIDELNAAVKALERGQPERARDLVKAVINDVHTSNEYKAMAYYLYSLAEKNPQEAITYCAKAAELAPDNGRYHEKLGILYFQAQQYENAVKSLDKAIAVTPINAGAYSLRGLAYRESGQMEKALADMDKAISLDPSVPVFYARRGAARFLAHQPDGAFEDLSKAVQSEALPRETRANCYFYLAKIHMERRQYDKAKELLAASLRHLAQADKKREANLLLDQIKASEKWS from the coding sequence ATGCTCAGAGGGTTCCTTCTTCTTTGTTTGCTTCTTGCGCCGGTTTCACCCTGTTTTGCCGATGCTATAGACGAGCTCAATGCGGCGGTAAAAGCGCTGGAAAGAGGCCAGCCCGAAAGGGCCAGAGACCTGGTCAAAGCCGTCATCAACGACGTGCATACCAGCAACGAATACAAGGCCATGGCCTATTACCTCTACAGCCTCGCCGAGAAGAATCCGCAGGAAGCCATCACCTATTGCGCCAAAGCCGCCGAACTGGCTCCCGACAACGGCCGCTATCACGAAAAACTCGGCATCCTCTACTTCCAGGCGCAGCAGTATGAAAACGCCGTCAAATCCCTGGACAAAGCCATTGCCGTAACGCCCATCAATGCCGGGGCCTACAGCCTGCGTGGTTTGGCCTACCGAGAATCGGGCCAGATGGAAAAGGCCCTGGCAGACATGGATAAAGCCATATCCCTGGACCCCTCCGTTCCTGTATTTTATGCCCGACGCGGGGCCGCACGCTTCCTGGCGCACCAGCCTGACGGGGCCTTTGAAGATTTGTCCAAAGCCGTGCAGAGCGAGGCTCTGCCCCGGGAAACACGCGCCAATTGTTATTTTTACCTGGCTAAAATCCACATGGAAAGGCGGCAGTACGACAAGGCGAAAGAATTGCTGGCCGCTTCGCTGCGGCATCTCGCCCAGGCAGACAAAAAACGTGAAGCAAATCTGTTGCTGGATCAAATCAAGGCTTCAGAAAAATGGAGCTGA